The region GAGACATCTATGTGGAGCCTGGAAGGAGTGACAGGGACAGAGAGACTGACAAGAAGGAATGAGGAACAGACTGACAGAgacagggaaggagaaggggacagtgatggaaaaaaagaaagagaaagatgagcGAGAGACAGAGgggaagagaatgagagaggtaaaaagaaaggaagataatTGGAGACAGAAAATTAGAGGGACAGACAGACAAACCTAAAAGAAAGGTCTGCAGAGGAATGAGCGAAAGCAGGTGAGATCCAGAGACAGGGGTCGCACTCACCTGAGGTTCCTGGGATGCCAGCCCCCTCCTTCCTGGCCTCAGAGACCAGGACTGCACCTGCCAAGCACAGACCTCAGGGAGCAAGTGAAGAATGATTCAAGCAAGACTAGACAGCCCTGGGGGTGTAGAGAAGACACAACCTGGGTGTGGGAGTGAGGGGTGCAGCCATTGGGGCTTCTAAATCTGCACAAGGCATCGATGGAGCTCTGCTCTGCAGCCCTGCCCCAAGGACTTGACTCTAGGAGGTCACACAGTCAGAGATGGGTCccagaggagaggcaggggagCGGCCAACAGCACGCTCTGTCTCTAGGTCTGAATGCTTCCCTCAGGAAGGAGAAGCTGTGCAACCTTCCATTATTCGACCTGGCTATCCAACTGTAAAGTGGGAGGTAATAATAGAAGAGCATCTTCCTTACAAAGTTTggtgaaaactgaaagaatatgtGAGTTATAAGAGTGGGGCCTGACAGTCTGTCTAGTGCAAGCTGTtacaaatattcttttattttggagCAGCTGTGGACAGTCACAGAGAGATGGGGCAGCAGCCAGATTGTCCCCAGGCTCTGGAGTCTGTGACCTGTGACCTGCCACCTTCTCCTCCTAGGAGCCCTCCTGGACCCCACCTTCCTCTTCCAGTCCATCACTGCCAACATCATCTGCTCCATCATCTTTGGAGAACGCTTCGACTATAAAGACCGAGAGTTCCTGCGGCTGCTGGACATGTTCTATCAGTCATTCGCGCTGATCAGCTCCTTCTCCAGCCAGGTCAGTggcaggaggagaagaggagagggggacATTCAGGGAGGTGGGAAAGGATGGTCAGCTCTGGGGGCAAAGAAATGATTTAGGGCCAAAGAAGGACAGAGAccacacagagagagagggatgTTGAGTcctggaggggaagagagggaacgGAGTAGAAggttgaaagaaaggaaggggagggaaggggagggagaaacaCAGGGTCAGAAAGACTAAGAAACTAGGGTGTGGCTGTTCACGGACAGGCTCAATTGATATGGTTGAAGTGGTCATTTACTCAAAGCTCTCTCCAGGTTCAATGCAGTCCCCATCAAAAGGCCAGGTGTtttaatcaggtttttttttttttttttttttttttttttgctgctcaCTAATGTATCTgatcagaacaactgtagaggaggaaaagtatttaagggctcagggtttcagaggtctcaatccatagacagcaggctccattgctCAGGGCTCCAGATGTGACAGGAGCCACAGGCaggagagtatggcagagggaagcaggtcacatggtgatcagagagcagagaaagactccactctccagatacaaatatatacccaaagccacgcccccaatgtcccacttcctccagccacaccccacctgcctctcgtgaccattcagttaatcccaccagggattaattcattaattaggtTAAGgatataacccaataatttctcctccaaactttcttgtattgtctcacacatgagcttctgggggacaccacatctaaaccataacatcaggTGATATTCTCTGCAGAACTAGGGAAAACAGGTCtagaattcatttggaagaataaaagacccagaattgccaaAGCAATAACGAATTAGAAGAGCCACagtggaggcatcacaatatctggTCTCAAATCATACTGCAGAGACAGAAATGAAACAGCATGGTTTTGGCCTTCCAACACTCAccaagaccagtggaacagaatgaAAGGCATGAGACAAATCCACACAGACACAGTCACCTGATCCTTCACAAAGgtaacaaaaatatatgttggagaaatttaacaaatggtgctaagtAAACTGGGTATTTATATGTAGAACATTGAAACTCGATCCCTATCTTTagcacacaaaaatcaactcaaagtggattaaagacctaggaattagagaGGTAACTTTTcgactgctagaagaaaacttaGGGGCAGAaatccaacatattggcacaggcaccaacttccttaacaagatccctaaagctcaagaaaggaagtaaaaaatcaataagtgggatgccaccatattaaaaagtttctgcacagcaaaggacaTTAAGGAGCATAAGAGagggcctacagaatgggagaaaatccctGCCAGGTACTCCTCTGACAGAAGACAAATAcccagaatatattaaaaaactcaaaaacaataCCATCAAAATAACCAAGTTGAttaatgggcaaaagatctaaataaacacttttttcaaaagaagaaataaaaatggccaacaaatacatgaaaaaatgttcaacgtccacagcaatcagggaaatgcaaatgaaaactacattgagatttcatctgactctaatcagaatggcaatcatcaagaatacaaataataataatttctggtgaggatgtggggaaataggtacactcatatttttttggtgggaatgaaaattagtacaaccactttggaaagcagtatggacattcccCAAAAGATTAGAAATAGAACCACCACATGaaccagatatcccactccttggtatgtatccaaaagatctaaaataaggatattatagtggtatataaataataatgtttatgcaattcacaatagtcatATTATGGATCTAGCCTAGGTGCCAATCAACAGactaagataaagaaaatgtggtatctatacacaatggagttctactcagctataaataagaatgaaattatgccatttgcaagaaaataGATGGATGGGAGAAattaagtgacataagccagatTCACAAAGTTATgaattgaatgtttttttttcttgtatgtacAAGCCAAAGGGCAGgggagaaaagattaaaaatgaggtgtctctcaaaaaaaaaaaaaaaagaagaaagaactgggtgtagtggtgcacatctatatataatctcagtagctcaagaggctgaggcaggagaatcgtgagttcaaagccagcctcagcaacttatccagACTGAGTCACttagtaattcagtgagaccctgtctctctatggttaagtgcccctgggttcaaaccccaataccAAAAGAGTAGAGGGACAAGATTGGGAGGTATGGAGAAGGGGAGGATTGGGGAAGTACTGGGGGCTAAATAATGTTAATTCTGTGTACAAATATCATACAAggattcatgtatatataaatcaTGATGTACTAATTAAGATAATAGTAGAACCAACAGAAAAAGGATGGGCAGAGTAGAGCAAGTggatgggaagggaaaggaagagaaaggaaaggtactggggaatgaaactgatcaaattagagtatgtgcatgtatgaatatggcatagTGAATcacactgttatgtataattacaaggtgccaaaaatatgtttttaaaaccaaaaaggaaaagaaaaaagcaaatgagggcttgggagaaaaaagaaaggaaaaaagagaagacaaggAGACTGGGGATAGGGATTGATTCTGatgaggggtggaggagggagagggtgaAGAAGAGAAGGGGTGTggtggggagagagacagaggctCCCCACAGAGGGGTTGGGGCCCTGGATGGCTGCCCTCCACGTGACTTGCTAGCTAGGTCCCTGGAATTCCTCACTGCCCCTTCCTTCTTGCAGGTGTTTGAGTTCTTCTCCAACGTCCTGAAGTACTTTCCGGGCACACACAGGCAAGTCTACAAGAACCTGCAGGAGGTCCTCACCTTCATCGGCCACAGTGTGGAGAAGCACCGAGCAACCCTGGACCCCAGCGCCCCCAGAGACTTCATCGACGCCTACCTGCTCCGCATGGACAAAGTGAGGCCTGGGGCGGGAGGTGGGGGGACAGAGGGAGGTTGGAGGAAAGgagtggggggggagggggcgggaaggacggaggagggggaggagctggggggcggggaagaccagggaaaggaggaggggactgacaggagagggagaggggaggggagccgGGTGATGGGGACACACAGGGAccaaaagaaacaggagaaaaggCCCTTAGAGGCAGGAAGAGACTGGGGACAAAAACTAGAAACAAgccaaagagacagagagagagagacaccaagtCAGGCAGAGCcatgaggaggagggagggagagagagagactcggGCTTGGCCCTGCTGAGACCCAGGGACCCCCGGGAGGGGGGAGACCCAGAGACAGAGGGCGGGGCCTGGGGGGCAGGCGAGTCCCCAGTGGGCTCCAGGCCCTGAcctgccctccctctccacaCCTGTGGGCCCAGGAGAAGTCCAACCTGCAGAGCGAGTTCCACCACAAGAACCTCGCCATTACCTTGCTGTCCCTCTTCTTCGCGGGCACCGAGACCACCAGCACCACTCTGCGCTATGGCTTCCTGCTCATGCTCAAGTACCCTCACGTGGCAGGTGGGCCCGGGAGAGCGCGTGGGGAGGGTCCTCTGATCTCCTCCTGGGCtgcagaggtggggctggggtcctCCATGGATGAGAGGCAACCTGACTTCTGTTTCAACAATGGGCAGGCTCAGGAGGTCTCCTACTGAGCCAATGCTGTTGGTGATTGGGTCAATGACAAATCTGACAATCTGTTCTTCCAGTGCTTTTCCCATCTACCATCCAGCTGTCCATCTTTTATTGATTAATCCACTTGTATATTCACTGATCAGTTCATCCATAATTCATCCACGGacagtttcattcttttatttggattaattcattcatgagttGATACTATTCACAAGAAGAGTTGAATGGACTGTTGGTCACTGATGACttggctcattcattcattcacacgACACCCACCCATTTTTTATTAACTGGGTTTCATTCCTTTAACCTTCTATCAACCATCTTCTTATTCATCCCACATCCagccacccatccatccatccatccattccttCACTTATCCACTTAATGATGATTCATTTATCATCCCTCATTTATCATTCCACCCACcctttcatttattcctttgttttatcAGACATTCACTAATTTTATCCATTCACATGGACATGGCCCCCTAAATTCAACATTTATGTGATTATCAATTCATTAGGTTCATTGCTTTATTTGCCAAAGAATCGTTTCTTAATTGATTCTTTATTCCATCCATCTATCAGTTGATAAGCTGAATATACAATACATTCATTTGTTTGCTCATTTCATTAATTATCAATCTTTTCATTCAGGAATTGATCTGTTTGATTGATTTATGCAtccatttctttatccacttgCTCATAGAttaatacattgatctatttcaCTGTGATTTTCCTGAGGATTGAGTGCAGTGTTCATCTGTAatgaacacacatgcacacaaatactGGATCATTTTCTGTTCATCTTTGAGGGTGAAGTTTTGACAGGTTCTTAATGTGGAGTTATTAATCTAAAATTCCTTGTGAAGTTGTGGTGGATGTGggatgtgtgtgcacgtgtgtgcttGTGTGCGTGCTGTGTGCCTGCAGGGTTTCTGTGCATATAGGAGACAGTTCATTATATTCATTGAATTTGAAAGGGTTAGAATTCTAATTCTTGTTGCTCTCCTCTCATCACCCCAGCTGATTGCTCTGAAGTATATCAATGATGTAAGCTTTTGCCCTAGGATTTTCCTGGCTCACTAACCCACTGAAAACAATGTCACTGGTGAAAtgcttatgtgaaaagaggctcatgGTGCCCCTCTTTGGTGCAGAAAGGGTCCAAAAGGAGATTGAGAAGGTGATTGGCTCACACCGCCCACCAGCCCTTGATGACCGCACCAAGATGCCTTACACGGAGGCCGTCATTCATGAGATTCAGAGATTCGCAGACCTCATTCCCGTTGGTGTGCCTCACGTAGTCACCAAGGACACTTATTTTCGAGGGTTCATCATCCCCAAGGTAAGAGCAGTAGGCTCCATGGCTCTGTTAGAGCGTGCTCTGTTTTTTTTAGCCTACCATCTCAACCTCTTGTGGGCTTCTCCATAGGGCCTCcttgtttccatttttgttttgtgttatcaaTTTGTTAATTGTGTGTGAGAGCTAGGGAATGGCAATATTTAGAAGTAGTATTGtctgcagttcctcccttttcagttcctcctcccttcccttcaatctccttcctctactccactgatctgcTCTCTGTGTTCATGGGAcatgcccccccacacacttattttccttcctcttctctagcttctgcatatgagagaaaacattcaacccttaactttctgtttctggcttatttcacttagcatgaatgatctccagttgcatccatttaccagcgaatcacataatttcattattatttatgctaagtaaaactttattgtgtatatataagatattttatttatccattcatctattgatgagcatctgggttggttccataacaTGGCTAGTGTGAATTATGCTGTTATAAgcattgatgtgcctgtatcactatagcatgctgattttagttctgttgaataaataccaaagagtgggataacttggtcacACGGCGATTCCATTCctattcttttgaggaatctccatattgctttccaaaatggttgtagTTTTCAGTCCCACCACAATATATGAGCATACTTTCCtcccacatcctggccagcatttattattacttgtattcttgataaaatGGAAGTGTCTCTTGATCTTTCAACCTTTCCTCAGAACACTGAAGTGTACCCCATCCTGAGCTCTGCTCTCCACGACCCGCATTACTTTGAAGAACCAGACACCTTCAACCCTGACCGCTTTCTGGATGCCAATGGCGCACTGAAGAAGAACGAAGCTTTTATCCCCTTCTCAGCAGGTAGGCTGGACCTGGGATCCCTTCAAAGACACCAGGGGCAGGTCCCATCTGCTCCTTGAGACACACAATGATAGGTCTTTGTTTTGTGAGCACTCAGCATATTCCAGTTGCTTTACCTGTACTGTCCCATTGCATCTTCACTACCACCCTGCCAGGAGACTTGAGAAGTGACATTATGTCCCAAGGCTCGCCTTGATGAGCAGGACCCTGGGCAAATGTTGGAAAATCTCTAGACCTGAGCAAAGtcaccttattttaaaaatggagcaACAACTAAAAACTAATGCAGCACTGGGTCCAGGGGACGAAAAATAATGTGTCAAACAAATCACATAAAGACACAGATCCTGCCCAGGAAACTTGTAGTTCGGCAGCTGAGATAGATATTCATCAACCAGTCCCCAATAATCATccaattaaatgatttaatgccCCTCCTGGGCTAAGAACTTCCAGACACAAAGTATACACTAACAGGGTCAAGTATCATCATTAATCAGGTATTGGAAGCACAAAATAGGAAATACTAATTTTGGTGGGTAGGTGAGGAAAAGCTCACCTGAGAAACTCGTTTCCAGGCAGAGGCCTGGTGGGTGAGTGTTGATCAGCTACTGAGAAAGAAGGTTCCAGGTGGAGGCAACAGCAGGGCCAAGCCAGGTGGCCCATGAGAGCAACTGTAAGAAGCGCTAGGTGTAGATTAGGAAAGGGGCTGAGGGTGAAGAGCTCAGATGGGTGGAGCCTCGGGGGCTGGAGAGGAGTTTGCTCTGATGCCTGAGCATGGGGCTGAGGAAAGTCTTGGACACACTTGTCCCTGTTCCCACTCTCTACTATGGCTtggtaaaagaaaattttagacagATTAAATTTTGTAGAATTAATTTTAGCTAAGTAACACTTCATGAATTGACCACATCCTGCAGTGGTGAAGATTTAGAGAGTTCCACCCAGCTGCATGGGCAGGTAGTGTTGCAAACAGAAAAAGGAACCAAATAGCAGAAATAGGTGGGTTAGTTTGGCTCCCTGCAGCTGCCTTGGATAGATGTGAGCGGTTTGCACCCTGCAATTGGCTGAAGCACAGTGCTGGGATTGGCTGAGCCTTGGTTACTTGTTCCAAGAATGTGCTCTCATGTTCCATTGCCCTTTGGTTAATATGAAATTAGGGTGCAGTTTACTCAGTGGGGTTTAGATTAGATTTAACTATTTAACTTGAAAGTTCCACCCAAGGAAAACTCAACATCTAGGTTCCTCGTCtttggggaggaaggaaggcccCAGAAACAAGTTCCTAATTATGAGTTTCATCAGTGACATCAATGGCCCAGACTCTGGCTCAGCCCCCAGTTCTGTAGAAAGTGGTCTTCTGGGTCCTTGTTCTGTCTTCAGTGAGAGCAGGGAACACATGGGGTGGTGGATGAAGGTCAACTCCCTATCCAGTAGCCCTGTCCTAAGTTTAGGGAGAGACAGAGACTTAGAGGAGTAAGGACTGAAGAGAGCTAAGCAACGGAGAAGAGATGGGGACTagacagagagagggacagagacagggagatCATGGCAGAGGAGACAGTCTGTTAGAGACAGAGAGTGAACCTGAGACCAcggaggaagcagagagaaagagaagtagaaacaaaaaggagagaaagaatagCAGCATCAGGAGGAGAAGAAGGCGGGCagtggaggaagaagaagaagaagagacagaaaaaagagagacagaagtaGAGAGGTATATTTAGAGGGATATGAAAAATATGATAGGGACATAAAGGTATAAATAGATGAGAGAGGTAGAATAGGCAAGGAATTTAGAtggaagaaagtgaaaagagaagaaaatataaaaatgaacatagaACAGTGTGTGTCATGTGTATTTAATGACAAGTATAGACTTTGCCTGAACAGAAAGAGGCACTGAACCAAAGAATGTGAGCATCAAGGAGATATCAGAAGGTGTCCAAACAGAAAGACAGTTCTAGGGATGGGGAGGGTGTGCTGAGTGGGAGACAACAGGCCTTAGCTTGTTCTGGAAAAATCTGGGTCACTGAACCAGTTTCAGCAGAACCTGCCCAGAGATCCACCCCGAATACTTCCAAGGTCCCATCTCCTGACATCTGGAAATGCCAAAAGAACACAGACCCCTTGCCAGACGCATTCACACAAGCACAACTTTGCAGCAGCTTGAAAAGTGCAGGGGATGCCTGGAATCCCTTCCTCCACTGGGCCTTCCCAGGGCGGTCAGTTTGCAGATGAGGAAGGACTGAAGCACCTGGAGGCGCTCTGCGTCCCTGCCTGACTTTTTAGGCCCTCTCTGACTCCTTCCTCTCTAAGCCTGTGGTCTGTAAACAAGAGGGGGTTTTCCAAACCCTTCTGAGTATCCATCTGAGGGAAGCCATAGAAACCCTGCTCATGGGCATTGGTCCCATTCACAactttatgaataatttttttaagagaattcttGGAGCTGGTGGATTTCAggttaaaactagaagaaaaccCAGAGACAGACATAACACAGAGTGCCAGAAACACACACAGCCATGTTCCTAGACGCAAGACTACTAATCTAGGATTCTTAACAGGAGCCACATGTTAGTCTAAGAGTTTCTACAAATACTAACTTTACCTGATAGGTACTGTTCTCATATGAGAAgtgaaaaacactaaaaaacGTCAGAAATATGTGCTCACTGAACCCACATACCTTGACACACCCAAGCACAGATTAGTCCTTATCTCCCATGGGGCCACTGAACCTTTGGTAATCAAACAAAAACTACATTTTCTTTCCAACAAAATGAACATGGGATAAGATCTGTACCTCATTTCAGATTTGGGAACTCTCTAAGAGTCCACACTGAATATCAGGTTAAAGGTCAAGCCTGTGGAAATCCATTGCAGTGCACAGGTGCATGGGCTTTGGGGTGTGGTGGGTACACTGGCCCTGAGCCCACTCGGTGATCCTCTGTGCCCACAGGGAAGCGCATCTGTCTTGGTGAAGGCATCGCTCGCAATGAACTATTCCTTTTCTTCACCACCATCCTCCAGAACTTCTCTGTGGCCAGCCTGGTGGCTCCTGAGGACATCGACCTCACTCCTAAGGAGAGTGGTGTGGGCAGAGTAGCCCCAACATACCAGATCTGCTTCCTTCCTCACTGAATGGGCTGATGGAAGAGGGATGAAAGATTCCAGGGTTATTAAGTTcccctttttctttgaaaaagtaggTGATGAGTAGTTATCTTGAGCTCCTGGATTCTTGTTCTGAGGATATAATATCCTGTTGTCACAAAAGAGGACTAATAGAAAAGAGAGCAGTCCAATAATATACCATGCAGAACATTTCAGTATGTTTCCAGGATTTCCATTTAATTCTCAAAGTATTTGATCAGCTAAAGAGATAGGATCCAAAAGATCATCATATCTTGAATATGATGATGTAACTTCAAAAGATCCAAGCTGTTATTATTGTTCTGCCAAATACCCAATAGATCGTTTTTAACCTTCTCCCAATCCCATTGGGAAGCATGAGATATGGCCACCAAAACTGTGACTGCAGAAGCAATAAATGAAACTAAGGCAGCCTCTTCAAGTATGTGCATCAGTGAATTTTCCCTTTATAGGCATGATAGCTTGTGccaaaaaattttgacaaagaGTTGGACTATTACACATACCCTGAGGTAACACCTTCCCACAATATCTCTTAACtggtttcttaaaatttattgctAGAACACTAAAAGCAAATTTTTCATAATCATCTGGATGGAAGGGTATAGTGAAAAAACAATCTTAGATCTACCACCATTAGGTGATAATCAAAAGTAATTGCTGTAAGAGAAGGAAGCCCTGGATGCAAGGCTCTCATgggctcaataacacaattaattgCCCTAATATCTTGAAGCAACCTCCATTTAGCAGACTTCTTAATCACAAAATCTAGTGTATTCCAGGGACTAAAAGTAATTCAATATGGCCAGCCTGAAGTTGTTCCTAGACCAAAATATTGACTATTTTAAGTTTCTCCCCTGTTAAGGACCACTAACAAACCCAAACTGGCGCTTCTGTAATCCAGTTAATCTTTTCTGCTGTGTTTTGGGCTGGGAAGGAAATCAGTGCAAAACAGCCAAAAAGTTTGATTGGGTGGAATAACTTGTCTTCTCTGAGAAGACTGAGTTATAGGTAAATACCTTTATTGTGAATTCCCTTCAAATTCCCTAAGAGAAATAAATCCCTGATTAAATATCTGAGGTGATACAATAGAGTTAATTATTAGTAACAAACCCAGGCTGCTCAGAATATCTTGACCCCATAAATAAAAGTATCCAAGACATAGGGTTTAACGATTCCAGAATTACCATCTTTATCCTCCCACTGAAGGTACTGAGCACTCTAAGCAGGTTGATATATTTGGCCAATCCCTTCTAAGCTGGCAAGTGCAATGTGTAAGGGCCACTTCTTTGGCCAGTACCTGCTAGAAATGACTGATTTGTTTGCTCCTGTGTCAAGAACACCTGTGAAATTTTTATGGTTGATTTTAAGATCCAATAGTGGGCGCTCCTGTCTAATCAAGTGAGTCCAATACTCCTGGTCAGGGGACCTGGAAGTTGGGATTTCACCTGGACTGTTTACAGAGTGGCAAGGCAAGAATATTATTTGTGCTATCGCATTCCTTGGAGACAGCTGAATAATGCAATTTGTTTGAACTGTAACCTTAACCTCTCCTTCAAAATTTGCATCAATAACACTTGGCAATACCTGAATTCC is a window of Ictidomys tridecemlineatus isolate mIctTri1 chromosome 15, mIctTri1.hap1, whole genome shotgun sequence DNA encoding:
- the LOC101957844 gene encoding cytochrome P450 2B1-like, translating into MELSVLLLLALLTGLFLLLVRGHPKARGHLPPGPHPLPFLGNLLQMDRRGLLNSFLRLREKYGDVFTVYLGPRPVVMLCGTEAIREALVDQAEDFSGRGTLAITEPIFQGYGVTFANGERWKTLRRFSLATMRDFGMGKRSIEERIQEEAQCLVEELRKSKGALLDPTFLFQSITANIICSIIFGERFDYKDREFLRLLDMFYQSFALISSFSSQVFEFFSNVLKYFPGTHRQVYKNLQEVLTFIGHSVEKHRATLDPSAPRDFIDAYLLRMDKEKSNLQSEFHHKNLAITLLSLFFAGTETTSTTLRYGFLLMLKYPHVAERVQKEIEKVIGSHRPPALDDRTKMPYTEAVIHEIQRFADLIPVGVPHVVTKDTYFRGFIIPKNTEVYPILSSALHDPHYFEEPDTFNPDRFLDANGALKKNEAFIPFSAGKRICLGEGIARNELFLFFTTILQNFSVASLVAPEDIDLTPKESGVGRVAPTYQICFLPH